A region of Chloracidobacterium sp. DNA encodes the following proteins:
- a CDS encoding DUF177 domain-containing protein, with amino-acid sequence MIIDLDSVGKVAKAIAIAFDPAEIDLEGEDATLKGKTEFAGESQRLDGKAHIRGAIRADILLNCTRCLEPVENQVEVVFEDIFVNAIEEPNADEIEVGVDKLDESLVIDGKIDIAEVVREQLLLALPEQVFCKEDCKGLCAKCGANRNLIDCKCADNEIDPRWAALKNLN; translated from the coding sequence ATGATCATCGATCTGGACAGTGTAGGAAAAGTTGCGAAGGCTATCGCGATCGCATTCGATCCTGCGGAGATCGATCTCGAAGGCGAAGATGCGACGCTCAAGGGCAAGACCGAATTTGCGGGTGAATCGCAGCGACTGGATGGCAAAGCCCATATCCGTGGAGCGATCAGGGCAGATATTTTGCTTAATTGTACGCGGTGTCTCGAACCCGTTGAGAATCAGGTCGAAGTTGTATTTGAAGATATTTTCGTCAATGCAATCGAAGAGCCAAACGCGGATGAGATCGAGGTCGGAGTCGACAAGCTTGACGAATCGCTGGTGATCGACGGCAAGATCGATATTGCAGAAGTAGTTCGTGAGCAGCTTTTGCTGGCTTTGCCGGAGCAGGTTTTTTGTAAGGAAGATTGTAAAGGTTTGTGTGCGAAATGCGGTGCGAACCGAAATTTGATAGATTGTAAGTGTGCCGACAACGAGATAGACCCTCGTTGGGCGGCGTTGAAGAATTTGAACTAG
- a CDS encoding ketoacyl-ACP synthase III, with protein MVNAGIIGMGHAYPDGILTNADLEKIVDTNDEWITTRTGIKQRHKAAPDEYTSQFGAKAATLALERAGLDATDIEIIICATTTPDQIMPSTGALIQAKIGATNAAGMDVFAACSGFLYGLTMVDSMIKTGQIKHALVIGAEVLTKYVDYTDRGTCVIFGDGSGAAVLGPVPEGKGILATKIRSDGRYEDQLYSPGGGTKLGTTHQTIDNGDHFFKMKGNELFKVAVRSMADISAEMLAKAGYTVDDVDLVIPHQANQRITDAVASRLGVPEEKVYSNIAQHGNTSSASIPIALDECIQSGRVKEGSLVLLTAFGGGATWGGTVVRF; from the coding sequence ATGGTTAATGCGGGAATCATCGGGATGGGACACGCTTATCCGGACGGTATTTTAACGAATGCCGACCTGGAAAAGATCGTCGATACCAACGATGAGTGGATAACCACGCGCACCGGCATCAAGCAGCGCCATAAGGCCGCACCCGACGAATACACTTCGCAATTCGGAGCAAAGGCAGCGACGTTGGCGTTGGAACGTGCAGGGCTTGATGCGACTGACATCGAAATTATTATTTGTGCGACGACGACTCCAGATCAAATAATGCCTTCAACCGGTGCGTTGATTCAGGCAAAAATCGGAGCGACAAATGCCGCCGGCATGGATGTTTTTGCGGCGTGTTCGGGTTTTTTGTATGGTTTGACGATGGTCGATTCAATGATCAAAACAGGCCAGATCAAGCATGCATTGGTTATAGGTGCGGAAGTTCTTACTAAGTATGTTGATTACACAGATCGCGGAACGTGCGTAATTTTTGGTGACGGTTCGGGAGCTGCGGTGCTAGGGCCGGTGCCGGAAGGTAAAGGAATTCTCGCGACAAAGATACGTTCTGACGGCCGTTACGAAGATCAGCTTTATTCTCCCGGCGGCGGCACGAAGCTCGGAACCACACATCAAACAATAGATAACGGCGATCACTTTTTTAAGATGAAAGGCAATGAGCTTTTCAAGGTTGCCGTGCGTTCGATGGCAGATATTTCTGCGGAAATGTTGGCAAAGGCTGGTTATACGGTAGATGATGTCGATCTTGTCATTCCGCATCAGGCGAATCAACGGATAACCGATGCCGTTGCGTCACGACTTGGCGTGCCGGAAGAAAAAGTTTATTCGAATATTGCCCAGCATGGGAATACATCTTCGGCGTCGATACCTATCGCGTTGGATGAATGCATACAATCAGGCCGTGTTAAAGAGGGAAGTCTTGTGCTGTTGACCGCGTTCGGCGGCGGAGCTACTTGGGGCGGAACGGTGGTTCGATTTTAG
- a CDS encoding acyl carrier protein produces MSEVQDKIKQIIVDELGVDEAEVTENARFIEDLGADSLDLVELVMRFEEEFDIEIPDEDAEKIQGVRDAYAYVEQHKG; encoded by the coding sequence ATGTCAGAAGTACAGGATAAGATCAAACAGATCATCGTCGACGAACTCGGGGTCGATGAAGCGGAAGTTACGGAAAACGCACGTTTCATCGAGGATCTCGGTGCGGATTCACTTGACCTCGTCGAACTCGTGATGCGCTTCGAAGAGGAATTTGATATTGAAATTCCCGACGAAGACGCAGAAAAGATCCAAGGCGTCCGCGATGCATACGCATACGTGGAACAGCACAAAGGCTAA
- the rpmF gene encoding 50S ribosomal protein L32, whose product MPNPKRRHSHARTRTRRAHDALTTPQFYTDKDSGETKVPHRIDAKTGTYKGRKIIDVKNAE is encoded by the coding sequence ATGCCAAATCCAAAACGACGACATTCACATGCACGCACGCGTACGCGTCGTGCTCACGACGCTCTGACAACGCCGCAGTTCTACACGGATAAAGATTCGGGCGAGACAAAGGTGCCGCACCGCATCGATGCAAAGACCGGAACATACAAAGGCCGAAAGATAATCGACGTCAAAAACGCGGAATAA
- a CDS encoding TerC family protein, protein MEFLSDPQVWIAFATLTVLELVLGIDNVIFISILSGKLPPEQQPKARYIGLGLALGIRILLLLSLSWVIGLVEPLFSIAGHGLSGKDLVLLIGGLFLIGKSTHEIHGSLEGEEGHDSKKSYSGFVSVIVQIVLLDIVFSLDSVITAVGMISTTYGSNGIYIMVTAVVISIIAMMLFAGSIGAFVQRHPTIKMLALSFLLLIGVMLVAESFHQTIPKGYIYFAMAFSVLVEILNMKLRKKAPPVHLHKQFSEDDQQAAVKG, encoded by the coding sequence ATGGAATTCCTCTCCGACCCGCAAGTTTGGATCGCTTTCGCTACGCTAACGGTGCTTGAGCTCGTGCTTGGCATCGACAACGTAATTTTCATCTCGATCCTGTCCGGCAAACTGCCGCCTGAACAGCAGCCGAAGGCTCGATACATCGGCCTGGGTTTAGCTCTGGGCATACGTATCTTGCTTCTGCTTTCGCTTTCATGGGTTATCGGTCTCGTTGAACCGCTATTCAGCATCGCAGGACACGGCTTGTCGGGCAAAGATCTGGTTCTGCTCATCGGAGGCCTTTTTCTGATCGGCAAATCGACGCACGAGATCCACGGCTCGCTCGAAGGCGAAGAAGGACACGATTCCAAGAAGAGTTATTCCGGTTTCGTCAGTGTAATTGTGCAGATCGTACTGCTCGACATCGTCTTCTCGCTAGACAGCGTGATAACGGCGGTCGGCATGATCTCGACTACCTACGGCTCGAACGGTATCTACATAATGGTAACGGCGGTCGTAATCTCGATCATCGCCATGATGCTCTTCGCTGGTTCGATCGGAGCATTTGTTCAGCGTCATCCGACCATTAAAATGCTCGCACTCTCATTTCTTTTGCTGATCGGTGTAATGCTGGTCGCCGAGAGTTTCCACCAAACCATTCCGAAAGGCTACATCTACTTCGCGATGGCATTCTCGGTGCTGGTCGAGATCTTAAACATGAAGCTCCGCAAAAAAGCTCCTCCGGTGCATTTACACAAGCAGTTTTCGGAAGATGACCAGCAAGCCGCTGTTAAGGGGTAA
- the pyrR gene encoding bifunctional pyr operon transcriptional regulator/uracil phosphoribosyltransferase PyrR, which produces MIEKSRIMDSAAMKRALRRLATEIVEKNSGPKDLYIVGIRRRGVPLAERIVEKIEALEGERPLYGILDITLYRDDLSTVGANPIVNRTELEHDIEGKKIILVDDVLYTGRTIRAALDQLMDFGRPKRVQLAVLIDRGKEHRELPIQADFVGSYVQTTPDEIIKVMLKEFDDVEAVGIFERPTS; this is translated from the coding sequence CTGATTGAAAAGTCGCGGATCATGGATTCGGCGGCAATGAAGCGAGCCCTGCGGCGGCTTGCCACTGAGATCGTTGAGAAAAACAGCGGCCCTAAAGATCTTTACATAGTCGGCATCCGCCGTCGGGGCGTGCCTCTTGCAGAACGCATTGTCGAAAAGATCGAAGCCCTCGAAGGCGAGCGTCCGCTCTATGGTATTCTCGACATTACCCTTTACCGCGACGACCTCTCAACCGTCGGAGCCAACCCGATCGTCAATCGCACAGAACTTGAACATGACATCGAGGGCAAGAAGATCATCTTGGTGGACGATGTGCTCTATACCGGCAGAACGATTCGAGCAGCTCTCGATCAGTTGATGGATTTTGGCCGCCCAAAACGCGTCCAACTTGCTGTCCTCATCGACCGTGGCAAAGAACATCGTGAGCTGCCGATCCAAGCCGATTTTGTGGGAAGTTACGTTCAAACAACGCCGGACGAGATCATTAAGGTCATGCTAAAAGAATTTGACGATGTTGAAGCCGTTGGCATTTTTGAAAGGCCGACAAGTTAG
- a CDS encoding dihydroorotase gives MKLLIANGHLIDPAQGQNSGMDVLIEDGKVTAWIGRGEDKPEDVETFDATGLIVAPGFIDMHVHLREPGQEHKETIASGCAAAVAGGWTSVCPMPNTNPVNDNAAITRYMIEQAERAGLANVFPIGAITKSSDGSELAEMGEMKAAGAVAVSDDGRPVPNAGIMRRAMQYARDFDLPVIDHCEDKSLSSGGVMHEGRISLLLGLKGMPALAEDIDAVRDIILAKETGSHIHIAHVSTKGAVEAVRRAKAEGINVTCEVTPHHFTLTDKSVEGYDTNTKMAPPLRSEEHLEAIIEGIKDGTIDAIATDHAPHHADEKALEYDRAPFGIIGLETALGLAFQQIVNKGIIDLVRLVELCSSNPVKIFKLKDRGTLHPGSIADITIIDPDLKWTYKNSESRSKSRNSPFDNWEFTGAAVATMVGGRIVYRRQ, from the coding sequence ATGAAACTTCTTATTGCAAATGGCCACCTAATCGATCCTGCTCAGGGCCAAAACAGCGGGATGGATGTACTTATTGAAGACGGAAAAGTCACGGCGTGGATCGGTCGTGGTGAAGATAAACCGGAGGATGTTGAGACCTTTGACGCCACAGGCTTGATCGTTGCTCCGGGCTTTATCGACATGCACGTCCATCTGCGTGAGCCGGGACAAGAGCATAAGGAAACGATAGCAAGCGGTTGTGCAGCGGCAGTTGCGGGCGGTTGGACGAGCGTGTGTCCTATGCCGAATACAAATCCGGTCAACGACAACGCCGCGATCACTCGGTACATGATCGAACAGGCCGAGCGTGCCGGGCTTGCGAATGTTTTCCCGATCGGTGCGATCACAAAATCCTCCGACGGATCGGAACTGGCCGAGATGGGTGAAATGAAAGCGGCCGGTGCGGTTGCGGTTTCTGACGACGGACGTCCTGTGCCGAACGCCGGAATTATGCGTCGTGCGATGCAGTACGCCCGCGATTTTGATCTGCCGGTGATCGATCATTGTGAGGACAAGTCACTCTCAAGCGGCGGCGTTATGCACGAAGGCCGGATCTCGCTTCTACTCGGTCTCAAAGGCATGCCAGCTCTTGCCGAAGACATCGACGCCGTCCGCGATATTATTCTTGCCAAAGAAACCGGCTCGCACATCCACATCGCGCACGTCTCGACGAAAGGTGCGGTCGAAGCGGTACGCCGTGCAAAGGCAGAAGGCATTAATGTCACCTGCGAGGTCACGCCGCATCATTTCACGCTGACCGACAAATCGGTCGAGGGCTACGACACCAACACCAAAATGGCGCCGCCTTTGCGATCCGAAGAACATCTCGAAGCCATCATCGAAGGCATTAAAGACGGCACGATCGACGCCATCGCTACCGACCACGCACCGCACCACGCAGACGAAAAAGCTCTAGAATACGACCGTGCCCCATTCGGCATTATTGGACTAGAAACAGCTTTAGGTTTAGCATTTCAACAGATTGTAAATAAAGGGATTATCGATTTAGTCAGATTGGTCGAATTGTGCTCATCAAACCCGGTAAAGATATTCAAATTGAAAGACCGCGGAACGCTTCATCCCGGGTCAATAGCTGATATCACTATCATTGATCCCGACCTGAAATGGACATATAAGAATAGTGAGTCACGTTCAAAATCCCGAAATTCACCATTCGACAATTGGGAATTCACTGGTGCCGCAGTAGCCACTATGGTCGGCGGTAGAATTGTGTATCGTCGTCAGTAA
- a CDS encoding DinB family protein, producing MKKIFVISLFAILLSALQSFAQAPAKVFTEKDRDFALKYLNDTKADYIVQLTNLSNKQLNFRAAEGRWTIAEIAEHITVVETALFGTVTDKVLKSPVPECKDPFRVADTAIILSVTNRQQKFTAPEPVRPNGRWKTREDLISSFEKTRNTTIDFIKNNQLDLRNHFGQAPMGTMDAYQWILFMTGHSERHLAQLKEVKVDKKYPKK from the coding sequence ATGAAAAAAATATTTGTAATTAGTTTGTTCGCAATTTTATTGTCGGCCTTGCAATCGTTTGCACAGGCACCTGCCAAAGTTTTCACGGAAAAAGATCGTGACTTTGCTTTAAAATATTTGAACGACACAAAAGCCGACTACATCGTGCAACTGACAAATCTGTCTAACAAGCAGCTTAATTTTCGCGCAGCCGAAGGCCGTTGGACGATTGCCGAGATCGCAGAACATATCACTGTGGTCGAAACCGCTCTGTTTGGAACGGTTACAGATAAGGTCCTGAAATCGCCCGTGCCTGAGTGCAAAGATCCTTTTCGAGTTGCCGACACGGCGATCATTCTATCAGTCACAAATCGACAGCAAAAATTCACTGCGCCTGAACCGGTTCGCCCAAACGGCCGCTGGAAAACCCGCGAAGACCTGATCTCCAGTTTTGAAAAGACTCGCAACACAACGATTGACTTTATTAAGAACAACCAACTCGATCTGCGCAACCATTTCGGCCAGGCCCCGATGGGAACAATGGATGCTTATCAATGGATATTGTTTATGACAGGCCACAGCGAACGCCATCTAGCTCAACTGAAAGAAGTAAAGGTCGATAAAAAATACCCTAAAAAATAA
- a CDS encoding quinone-dependent dihydroorotate dehydrogenase, which yields MSKLWQKLIRPIMFGLDAERAHELGIEALKLGLGGLASGWKDVEFDPTELFGLKFANPLGIAAGFDKNGVVVNQLASMGFGFVEVGTVTHKPQPGNPKPRMFRLPEDKALINQLGFNNDGAVAVAERLKKLDRRCIVGVNIGRNKDVPNEEATENYLKCFEIIHGVADYVAVNVSSPNTPNLRELQRGDSLEELLGALKNRNVELGTKPLLVKIAPDLTEGEIETVVDIVLRFEISGIIATNTTILRDGLVSQNIEQIGAGGLSGKPLEKRANDLISAVFRHTKGRLPIIGVGGLFTAEDAFAKIAAGASLIQAYTGFVYGGPGFAKEINNGLSGIIKRRGFRTFDEAVGTDSGFR from the coding sequence ATGTCCAAACTTTGGCAAAAACTGATTCGACCCATTATGTTTGGTTTGGACGCCGAGCGGGCGCATGAACTTGGGATCGAGGCGTTGAAACTCGGACTTGGCGGGCTTGCATCCGGCTGGAAAGACGTTGAGTTTGACCCTACAGAGCTATTTGGGCTGAAATTTGCGAATCCGCTTGGAATCGCCGCCGGATTCGATAAGAACGGAGTCGTTGTCAATCAACTCGCTTCAATGGGATTCGGATTTGTCGAAGTTGGCACGGTTACACATAAACCGCAGCCGGGAAATCCGAAGCCGCGAATGTTTCGGTTGCCGGAAGACAAAGCGTTAATCAACCAGCTTGGATTTAACAACGACGGTGCTGTGGCGGTGGCTGAACGGTTGAAGAAACTAGATCGTCGATGCATTGTCGGCGTGAATATCGGCAGGAATAAAGACGTTCCAAATGAAGAGGCGACAGAAAATTATCTGAAGTGTTTTGAGATAATTCACGGGGTTGCCGACTATGTTGCGGTCAATGTCTCGTCGCCAAACACGCCAAATCTTAGAGAACTACAGCGTGGCGACAGTTTAGAAGAACTTCTCGGAGCGTTGAAAAATCGAAATGTAGAGCTTGGAACAAAGCCTTTGCTTGTGAAGATCGCACCTGATCTTACTGAGGGCGAGATAGAAACTGTTGTCGATATTGTGTTGCGATTTGAAATTTCGGGAATTATTGCGACGAACACAACGATCTTGCGCGACGGCCTGGTCAGCCAAAATATCGAGCAGATCGGTGCAGGTGGATTAAGCGGAAAACCGCTTGAAAAACGTGCTAACGATCTCATATCCGCAGTATTTCGTCACACAAAAGGCAGGCTGCCAATAATCGGGGTCGGCGGGCTTTTTACTGCTGAAGATGCATTTGCAAAGATCGCTGCAGGGGCTTCGCTGATTCAGGCCTATACGGGCTTTGTTTATGGCGGGCCTGGGTTTGCAAAGGAAATCAATAATGGCCTGTCAGGTATCATAAAGAGGCGAGGATTTAGGACCTTTGACGAAGCGGTCGGTACGGATAGCGGCTTTAGATAA
- the fabD gene encoding ACP S-malonyltransferase produces MSKSAYIFPGQGSQSVGMGKDLFDNFTAAREVFEAADDALGFSLSEMCFSGDEAELQLTANTQPAILTASVAAYHAAMAEGLPEPDYVAGHSLGEYSALVAAGVLDFAEAVRTVRNRGTYMQEAVPVGVGAMAAILGLDVETVEAACTESSQGQVCSPANINSPSQVVIAGNAEAVDRACEILKEKGAKRAIKLNVSAPFHCELMMPAQKRLSEDLAELEYGDFVFPILHNVDAMMNTDASSVCDRLTRQVSSPVRWLQTIENMTANGVGKFIEIGPGKILTGLVRQIAKDVIYTNIENTESLRNTLETQ; encoded by the coding sequence ATGTCTAAGAGCGCTTATATTTTTCCGGGTCAGGGATCGCAATCCGTCGGCATGGGAAAAGATCTATTTGACAATTTTACGGCGGCTAGAGAAGTCTTTGAGGCGGCCGACGATGCTCTAGGCTTTTCGTTGTCGGAGATGTGTTTTTCTGGTGACGAGGCTGAGCTACAGCTAACGGCTAATACTCAGCCAGCAATTCTGACTGCGTCGGTCGCTGCTTATCATGCAGCAATGGCAGAAGGATTGCCCGAACCTGATTACGTTGCAGGTCACAGTCTGGGCGAGTATTCGGCGTTGGTTGCTGCGGGTGTTTTGGATTTTGCCGAAGCAGTGCGAACTGTTCGTAACCGCGGGACGTATATGCAGGAAGCGGTTCCGGTTGGCGTCGGTGCAATGGCCGCGATACTTGGTCTCGATGTCGAAACTGTCGAGGCGGCCTGTACAGAGTCTTCTCAAGGACAAGTGTGCAGTCCGGCTAACATAAATTCGCCATCGCAAGTTGTTATTGCGGGGAATGCCGAAGCGGTTGATCGTGCGTGTGAGATATTGAAAGAAAAGGGAGCGAAACGAGCGATAAAGCTAAATGTCTCAGCTCCTTTTCATTGTGAATTGATGATGCCTGCACAAAAAAGGCTCTCAGAGGATCTCGCGGAACTAGAGTACGGCGACTTTGTGTTTCCGATATTGCATAATGTCGATGCGATGATGAATACTGATGCATCGAGCGTTTGCGACAGACTGACGCGACAGGTTTCGTCGCCGGTGCGATGGCTCCAGACGATCGAGAATATGACCGCTAACGGTGTCGGTAAATTTATCGAGATCGGCCCTGGCAAGATTTTGACGGGATTGGTAAGACAGATAGCTAAGGATGTCATCTATACCAACATTGAAAATACTGAGAGTTTGAGAAATACTTTAGAAACGCAATAA
- a CDS encoding RluA family pseudouridine synthase, giving the protein MDNGQITKLTFEIEAAARKQKLGEYLFDNMRDLSKMYLRELIKTGKCEVNGYFVNSGYLLRENDFIELEADLSRGTAMRPEDVALDIIFEDAEMIVVNKPTGMLVHPSHRENNGTLMNALSFYLNANSPKLIRPGLPHRLDKQTSGLLVVAKTARAHRILSEHFMKKCVEKRYLALVDGLVEADDGSLNAPIGRFADLKYWGVKDDGKISETKFQVRERFADTTLLELEPVTGRTNQLRIHCEMIGHPIVGDIQRGGREFSRLCLHAWKLAFPHPITREVCYFEAPISFTP; this is encoded by the coding sequence ATGGACAACGGACAAATCACAAAGCTAACTTTCGAGATCGAGGCAGCCGCGCGCAAGCAAAAGCTGGGCGAATATCTCTTTGATAATATGCGCGACCTCAGCAAAATGTACCTGCGCGAACTCATCAAAACAGGTAAATGCGAGGTTAACGGCTATTTCGTGAACTCGGGGTATCTACTGCGTGAAAATGATTTTATCGAGCTTGAGGCCGACCTTTCGCGCGGCACCGCAATGCGGCCGGAAGATGTTGCTCTCGATATTATTTTTGAGGATGCGGAAATGATCGTCGTCAACAAACCGACCGGAATGCTCGTTCACCCGTCGCACCGTGAGAACAACGGAACGCTAATGAACGCGCTGAGTTTTTATTTGAACGCGAATTCGCCAAAGCTGATCCGTCCCGGTTTGCCGCATCGACTCGACAAACAAACTTCCGGTTTGCTCGTCGTTGCAAAGACAGCGAGAGCACATCGAATACTGTCGGAACATTTTATGAAGAAGTGTGTCGAGAAGCGGTATCTTGCGTTAGTCGATGGCTTAGTCGAAGCGGACGACGGATCGTTGAATGCTCCGATCGGGCGTTTTGCAGATCTGAAATATTGGGGTGTGAAAGATGACGGCAAGATATCGGAAACTAAGTTCCAGGTTCGCGAGAGATTTGCCGATACAACTCTGCTCGAACTTGAACCAGTTACTGGCCGCACAAATCAACTTCGAATTCATTGCGAGATGATCGGCCATCCCATAGTCGGAGACATCCAGCGAGGCGGCAGGGAATTCAGCCGCCTATGCCTTCACGCATGGAAGTTGGCATTTCCACATCCGATTACGCGGGAAGTGTGTTATTTTGAAGCGCCGATCTCCTTTACCCCTTAA
- a CDS encoding aspartate carbamoyltransferase catalytic subunit yields MEKPFRRRDLLGIRNLSSAEIIGILDTAENFSEISTREVKKVPALRGKTIINLFFEASTRTRTSFELAAKRLSADAVNISVSSSSLSKGETLLDTALNLDAMAPDCIVVRHSSAGVPHQLAKVSKAAIVNAGDGSNEHPTQALLDAMTIREHKKTIAGLEVAIVGDILHSRVARSNIHLLTKLGAKVRVAGPGTLVPEDFQHLVEKDLQVCGHIEDAIVGADVVMILRIQRERQDSAYFPTLREYAIHYGLTNERLDLAKKDAIVLHPGPMNRGIEISSDVADSSRSLILDQVKYGVAVRMAVLYLATGGTMGN; encoded by the coding sequence ATGGAAAAGCCCTTCCGAAGACGCGACCTACTCGGAATCCGCAATTTGAGCTCCGCGGAAATCATCGGCATTCTCGACACGGCTGAAAATTTCTCAGAGATCTCAACACGAGAAGTCAAAAAAGTTCCGGCCCTTCGCGGCAAGACGATCATCAATCTTTTTTTCGAAGCCTCAACCCGCACACGCACATCATTCGAACTTGCGGCTAAACGACTTTCAGCAGACGCCGTTAATATTAGCGTGTCCTCTTCCAGCCTTAGCAAAGGCGAGACGCTCTTAGATACCGCATTAAATCTCGACGCGATGGCCCCTGATTGTATTGTGGTTCGTCACTCGAGCGCAGGCGTTCCGCATCAGCTTGCAAAAGTAAGCAAAGCCGCTATCGTCAACGCCGGCGATGGCTCCAACGAACATCCGACTCAGGCACTGCTTGACGCGATGACGATCCGAGAGCACAAAAAAACAATTGCGGGCCTTGAGGTCGCTATCGTCGGCGACATTCTACACAGCCGCGTCGCACGTTCTAACATTCATCTGTTAACAAAATTAGGTGCAAAAGTCCGGGTCGCCGGCCCCGGAACGCTCGTACCCGAAGACTTCCAACATCTTGTCGAAAAAGATTTACAGGTATGTGGCCATATTGAGGACGCCATCGTCGGAGCCGACGTAGTGATGATCCTACGCATCCAACGCGAGCGTCAAGATTCGGCATATTTCCCAACCCTTCGCGAATACGCGATCCACTACGGCCTGACAAACGAACGTCTCGATCTTGCAAAAAAAGACGCAATAGTCTTACATCCCGGCCCGATGAATCGCGGTATCGAGATCTCGTCCGACGTAGCCGACAGCTCTCGTTCACTCATTTTAGATCAGGTAAAATACGGCGTCGCCGTTCGCATGGCAGTACTATATTTAGCAACCGGCGGCACTATGGGAAACTAG